The Anaerobaca lacustris genome contains a region encoding:
- the sppA gene encoding signal peptide peptidase SppA, which yields MGFDQDNDYLDSSFLPGQGGPKPPSGPPPHPPYPPQAYPPYPKPRKRSSISRIFWGLVFGLSFLANVGLFLLLIGLVAFVATGRTRFYEEAVVREGPRTDKIVLVHVDGVIGDDQADYVYRQLQTARKDRNVRAVIVGVNSPGGTISGSDRIYQEVLRYRQETGQPAVAFMQGMAASGGYYASVACDRIIAEPTAITGSIGVVMSYFVFQELLENKLGIQPVYLAEGAKKDWPSSFREPKQEELDYIEERLLTPAYERFIEIVQAGRSSALSPDQVRKLADGSIFVAPQALEERLIDEIGYLDDAVEAVLSLAGLLDAQVVEYRKPFSFMDMLSVEGRSALKLNRSTLYELSTPQVLYLWSAF from the coding sequence ATGGGATTCGATCAAGACAATGATTATCTGGACTCGTCGTTCCTGCCGGGACAGGGAGGGCCCAAGCCACCATCGGGCCCGCCGCCTCATCCGCCGTATCCGCCGCAGGCGTACCCGCCCTATCCCAAACCCAGAAAACGGTCGAGCATCTCGCGGATCTTCTGGGGGCTCGTGTTTGGCCTGTCGTTTCTGGCCAACGTCGGGCTGTTTCTGTTGCTGATCGGCCTGGTCGCGTTCGTCGCCACAGGGCGGACTCGATTCTACGAAGAGGCCGTGGTCCGCGAAGGCCCGCGCACCGACAAGATCGTGCTCGTCCACGTCGACGGCGTCATCGGCGACGACCAGGCCGACTACGTCTACCGCCAGCTTCAGACGGCCCGCAAGGACCGCAACGTACGCGCGGTCATCGTGGGCGTCAACTCGCCGGGCGGAACGATCTCCGGCAGCGACCGCATCTACCAGGAGGTCCTTCGGTACCGCCAGGAGACCGGCCAGCCGGCGGTGGCTTTCATGCAGGGCATGGCGGCGTCCGGGGGGTATTATGCCTCGGTGGCCTGCGACCGGATCATCGCCGAGCCCACCGCCATCACCGGCTCGATCGGCGTGGTCATGAGCTATTTCGTCTTCCAGGAACTGCTGGAGAACAAGCTTGGAATCCAGCCGGTCTACCTCGCCGAAGGCGCCAAGAAGGACTGGCCCAGCAGCTTCCGCGAACCGAAGCAGGAGGAACTGGACTACATCGAGGAGCGTCTGCTCACCCCGGCCTACGAACGATTCATCGAGATCGTCCAGGCCGGACGTTCGTCGGCCCTGTCACCCGACCAGGTGCGGAAGCTCGCCGACGGCAGCATCTTCGTCGCACCTCAGGCGCTGGAGGAGCGATTGATCGACGAGATCGGTTATCTGGACGACGCCGTCGAAGCGGTCCTGTCTCTGGCGGGCCTCCTGGACGCCCAGGTGGTCGAATACCGCAAGCCCTTCTCATTCATGGACATGCTGAGCGTCGAAGGCCGCAGCGCTCTCAAGCTCAACCGCTCGACGCTCTACGAGTTGAGCACGCCTCAGGTCCTGTACTTATGGAGTGCCTTTTGA
- a CDS encoding beta-galactosidase produces MKKHRIAAALIASLTLFAMAPSARAAGEREPLILFDFGPSFQSRSVATSDARMSLTEPGRLRIETGHEAPWPGVTLKAPDGKWDLSSYETLRFEVINRGDETVTVNCRVDNPGADGTNHCVTDNVTVAPGASETLNVRVFPVPWRLDAPLELVGMRAAPTHAGKLDPGNVTQLVIFVNQPKEDHAFEIGPIRAGGRIEVLDASTFLPFIDTFGQYIHKDWPGKTHSTEDMIAYGQAEERDIETHPGPQDRNAYGGWERGPQLEATGFFRVQKHQGKWWLVDPAGRLFWSHGIDCVGTGNATPISNREAYFKDLPPEDSPFARFYGSGSWAPHGYYKDHTPYRTYDFSRANLLRKYGKDFERLFAERTHRRFKSWGINTIANWSDESIYLMRKTPYTATIGFESRRLEGSEGYWGKFYDVFDPSFRQQLRKRLARERDRTANDPWCIGYFVHNELSWGNDTSLAVAALASPADQPAKKVFVEDLKARYETIGGLNKAWGTDHASWEALLQSQTAPDRQKALADLHAFYDKTARTYFETIRDELRKIAPNHLYLGCRFAWVNDNAARASADFCDVVSYNRYTYSVEDLKLPDNIDMPLIIGEFHFGALDRGMFHTGLRSTDSQQHRADTYADYVRSALRNPYVVGTHWFQYKDQATTGRGDGENYQIGFIDVCDTPYPEIVAKAREVGHSIYPYRLNAD; encoded by the coding sequence ATGAAGAAGCATCGAATCGCTGCCGCCCTGATTGCATCGTTGACTCTGTTTGCGATGGCGCCGTCGGCTCGTGCCGCCGGGGAACGCGAGCCTCTGATCCTCTTCGACTTCGGCCCGTCATTCCAGAGCCGTTCCGTCGCGACGAGCGACGCCCGCATGAGCCTGACTGAGCCGGGCAGGCTGCGGATCGAGACCGGCCACGAGGCCCCCTGGCCCGGCGTCACGCTCAAGGCCCCCGACGGCAAGTGGGACCTGTCCAGCTACGAGACGCTTCGCTTCGAAGTCATCAATCGTGGCGATGAAACCGTCACCGTAAACTGCCGTGTGGACAACCCCGGCGCCGACGGCACGAACCATTGCGTCACCGACAACGTCACCGTCGCTCCGGGGGCGTCAGAAACGCTCAACGTCCGCGTCTTCCCCGTCCCGTGGCGGCTCGATGCCCCGCTGGAATTGGTGGGCATGCGGGCGGCGCCGACGCACGCGGGCAAGCTCGATCCAGGCAACGTCACGCAACTGGTCATCTTCGTGAACCAGCCCAAGGAGGATCACGCCTTCGAGATCGGTCCCATTCGCGCCGGCGGACGCATCGAAGTGCTCGACGCCTCCACGTTCCTTCCGTTCATCGACACGTTCGGCCAGTACATCCACAAGGACTGGCCCGGCAAGACGCATTCGACCGAGGACATGATCGCCTATGGCCAGGCGGAGGAGCGGGACATCGAGACCCATCCGGGCCCGCAAGACCGCAATGCGTATGGTGGCTGGGAACGCGGCCCGCAACTGGAGGCGACCGGGTTCTTCCGCGTGCAGAAGCACCAGGGCAAGTGGTGGCTCGTCGATCCGGCGGGCAGGCTGTTCTGGTCACACGGCATTGATTGCGTCGGCACCGGCAACGCCACCCCGATCAGCAACCGCGAGGCCTACTTCAAGGACCTGCCGCCCGAGGACTCCCCATTCGCCCGGTTCTACGGGTCGGGCAGTTGGGCCCCGCACGGCTACTACAAGGACCACACGCCGTATCGCACTTACGACTTCAGCCGGGCCAATCTGCTGCGGAAGTATGGAAAGGACTTCGAACGGCTCTTCGCTGAGCGGACGCACCGCCGATTCAAGAGCTGGGGCATCAATACCATTGCCAACTGGTCGGATGAGAGCATCTACCTGATGCGAAAAACACCTTACACGGCAACGATCGGCTTCGAGTCTCGGCGTCTGGAAGGCTCCGAAGGCTACTGGGGCAAGTTCTACGACGTGTTCGATCCGAGCTTCCGCCAGCAGCTTCGCAAACGGCTGGCCCGCGAGAGAGATCGAACGGCCAACGACCCGTGGTGCATCGGCTATTTCGTTCACAACGAACTGTCGTGGGGTAATGATACCTCGCTGGCCGTCGCGGCGCTCGCCTCGCCCGCCGATCAGCCCGCCAAGAAGGTCTTCGTCGAAGACCTCAAGGCCAGGTATGAGACGATTGGCGGACTCAACAAGGCGTGGGGCACCGATCATGCCTCGTGGGAAGCCCTGCTTCAGAGCCAGACTGCTCCGGACAGGCAGAAGGCCCTCGCCGATCTTCATGCGTTCTATGACAAAACAGCCCGGACCTACTTCGAAACGATTCGCGATGAGCTGCGAAAGATCGCTCCCAACCACCTCTATCTGGGCTGCCGGTTTGCATGGGTCAACGACAACGCGGCACGGGCGTCAGCGGACTTCTGCGACGTCGTCAGCTACAACCGCTACACCTACAGCGTCGAGGATCTGAAGCTGCCGGACAACATCGACATGCCCCTGATCATCGGGGAGTTTCACTTCGGAGCCCTGGATCGCGGCATGTTCCACACCGGTCTGCGATCGACGGACAGTCAGCAGCACCGCGCCGACACCTATGCCGACTACGTCCGCAGCGCCCTGCGCAATCCGTATGTCGTGGGCACGCACTGGTTCCAGTACAAGGACCAGGCGACGACCGGACGCGGCGACGGCGAGAACTACCAGATCGGCTTCATCGACGTCTGCGATACGCCGTACCCCGAGATCGTCGCCAAAGCCCGCGAGGTCGGCCACTCGATATATCCGTACCGTCTGAACGCCGACTGA